The genomic stretch tcctgATCTTCTAATCTGACCATGGGCCTCATACACTCCATCCCTCCTAGCTGGTCCTCTGCTCCCCATCACTCTGGTTGGTCCTGTTCTAATCCCATCCTTTACCAAGCTCACAACCACACTTTCTGGTTCTTTCAGCCTGGGTTATTTCCTGACCCTTACCTCCTCTGATTAGCAACGACCCATCCTTCTCTCAGGCTGGCATTACAACTTCAGAGAAGACCCTCCTACCCATCTTCACAGACCAAATTGGTCCTCAACAAGGATTTTCTGTCTTGAACTAATTGACAACCTTTAGGCCTTCAAATActgacacttttattttttatcctgcagaatgtaaaaaaatatatatattttaaaatctttaatttgcattttaatgtttataagaaAATTCTAATTCTTGAATAGTTTAAATCAATTTCTTCAAACATATTTTTGCCACCACCTGCTGATTTTACACACTACCCACCCACTCCAGACCACAGACACAGACTCCCTTCTGTGTCATCTTTATGGTTTTAACTGAAGTgtgctttttcttcctcttatctaTGCAGTCCACAATGTCTTTCCTCTTCTTGGAAGAACTCACCAAAAGATATTCTCTGGAAGAAGGAAACATAAAGGTCTTCATTATTTAGAAGTGCTGTATGGCAGTTAAAAGAGGTAATAAGCCTGCTGTGTTTATAATGATCAGCATTCCATCCATGGTAGCTGTCACAGTTGAGGGGATGTTGATCAGTGCAAGAGAGTAAAGATTCACTGAGACTTTAGGAAGAGAAGTTCACATTTATGAAATGCCCATAGTAACACAGGAACCACAGAACAATTGCATCATCTCATCTGTCTGACTCAAAAATCCAATTTTTATATCATAACTCTAGACTGTCCTTGGGAGAGATGGACAtccaaaataattataataaacagTATTAGAGTGACAATGATTATAATAAGAGATATTATTTATTGAGACTGCTACTTTGAAcacagacattttaaaatcttacaacATGAACATAATAACCACATTTCTGAAAGGAAATATTCACCATATTACGAATTAACTGTTACATCACTATGAAGTGTCAGGGTGGTTTGTGTAAAACATCGATGTTTAATCACCAATGTAGAGAAGCATGGAGATTATCaaggaaaagacaggaaattTCAACTAATTTGGAAAggtcaaatcaaataaaaaattagtttatGCCCATAATTTCAAATGGCACAATTACAGTAAAAGTGTTTACAACATACAAAGAGAAGAAATTTCTGCTACATGAAAGGAAGTGTAAACAATcacacacatttaaaagaaaaaggggggaggggaaatttgctggggtccagccctagcaggagtccatgtgttccacactggtaaacggggtgcggggagacagcgtcggcgatgggtggagaatgaaagacacagactctagttctggtgcaatcaatcccactttattctggggaaggctgggtttatatacatttttcttcaggctataatggcagtcttgtggttaatattaaagaagtttccaaagcataggcagaaattgtttttaacaaggtacagaaaaattatgagaaaacagtaaccttacagatcatccttacctaatcacaattgttttaagaatatctaactacatcgatgagctaatacaatgtttatttccttaatatctaaactctatgtgacctaagactattcttattattctcgctgttaaagcgatagacaagtaatctcatgtgaccatctctactaggtccatctggttaatatctaaattgctgagttaagggttacaggagggcagcggtcccaatggttattgtgtgccaacgtttattataggggtgacatattctttgtaggaaggaaggaatgttttggaaccttcTTCTCTTACctcacacataaacaaaaccatggTTAAAATTTAACtagtctgttggagacaaaggcagatttataactatcttctccagaggctttcagggactcattgcatggttgcaaaattatttttaattttgttagtggtaaagacccattgtttttcagattgtaggtaatattttctggaatttttgttgtattcccctcatccccttaagcaattcATTCAGActaaaatgagtaatatattatcagaaaaacacagcagaaagaacaccatgcttcggagcaaaacatccggcaattccttttaggatgagcctttgcagttatcctccagaggatctttgtcaagcactggatggaattccagacaccCCCGCAGAAAttctatgaaaatagaagggagatcagtggagcagatgagtgggaggagggacagggaaggagaagaaatgtacaatgaaattgaccaaattattctCTCCACATATACAAATGTGCTACAGGGAATTTCCCTGCCTTGTATgcctataaagcactaattaaaattttaaaaaatatgtaaatcaatagaaggaagaccaggagagtagaggaagagcAATGGGGTTGGAGAGATTGGGAGGTgtaggggaagtactggggactgaagtggaaaAAATTATAATCCATCCTTGTATGATTATCTCAAATTGCATCCCAAAATTTTCTGtaactaaaaatacataaagggaCATGGCTTGCCCCTCGGCTGAGTGAACCACTGTTATACTGAGAATTCACTAAAGGGGCTTCCTTCCAAAGAGTGAGATGGTTAAGTGGTAACTAGCCAAGGTGCCAGTTGGCTAGGCAGCCACCTTGCTTTTACACCTCTTCCAGCAGATACACCAGCTACATGGAAGTGGAGAACCACACAGTTCTATCCCAATTCCTCCTAGTGGGCCTGTCGGAGGACCCAGAActgcagcccatcctctttggactgttcctgtccatgtacctggtcacagtgcttgggaacctgctcatcatcctggctgtcagctctgactcccatctccacacccccatgtacttctttctctccaacctgtccttgatTGACATCTGCTTCACATCTACCAtaatcccaaagatgctggtgaacattcATGCACATAGCAAAGAGATTTCCTACTTAGAATGCCTCACTCAAgtatatttcttcatgatttttgtTGGAATGGATGATATGCTACTGACCATCATGGCATATGACCGGTTTGTGTCCATCTGCTACCCTCTAAaatacacagtcatcatgaatcCCCGGCACTGTGTCCTCCTGGTTTTGATGTGTTGGCTCATCATGTTATGTTTCTCCCTGATTCATATTCTACTGGTGAAGCAACTGACCTTCTCCATTGGCACTGAAAttcctcatttcttctgtgaggtggtTCAACTTTTCAAGGTGGCCAGCTCTGATGCCCTCATCGGCATCATCGTTATGTATGTTTCAACTGCCCTGGTGATTGTGTTTCCTGTCACTGGGATcctctactcctactctcagatTGTCTCCACCTTAATGAGGATGTCCTCCTCTCTGAGCAAGTATAAAGCATTTTCCACCTGTGGTTCCCACCTCTgtgtggtctccttgttctatggaacAGGACTTGGGGTTTACCTCAGTTCTGCTGTGGTCCATTCTCCACAGGGAAGCACAATTgcttcagtgatgtacactgtggtcacccccatgctgaaccccttcatctacagcctgaggaacaaggatgtgaaggggGCCCTTGGGAGACTCCTCAGCAGAGCAGCCTCTTGTTCTTGAAGGATAGTGTGTACCCTTAAGGTGAATGTGAATATCAATATCCTGGCTCTTTTTCTCCACTAATTGACATGCTTAATTACCTATATCCTCAAAGTACCTATGATTTTTCTTacacatatttttgtattttttttcttctcaaaaactGCCTCTGTAGTTCCTTTTGAACATTTCTTCCCTATATGTGGTCCTTAAAGTTTCAAGTTTGGAATGTTTTCTTGCAGACAGTCCTGTGATTTCCAGCATGATTTAAACACCTTCATTATGTGCTGACATGGTGTTCTATCAATCTATTGCTTGATTGTTCATGTTCTTCACcttgatttgcttctttcttgttttccttagAAGAAGTGGCATTAAGGTCAATGTGCTCACCATCTCAGGACTCTGCTTCTCTTTCTACATGTAGAATGTATTTAATCCCAATAATATTTATATGAggtattttttctcattcagtttCTGGAAGGAAGACCATGAGGTCGGGCTCCACAATAACCTGGGACCTGAGTCCATCCCACTTTTTGAAAGAACATTTCGCTGTACGTATTTTTATGTATTCCTGTCATTTCTCTTATTGATAGACATCAAAGTTATTCCACTGTGGTGAgagaataaatatgatttttattttttaaatattctgtctcTTATTTTGGGGCCTAAGAGACCACCTATTCTGAAGACCATTTCCCCTGCCATGGAGAAGAATGTGAATTCTGTTGTTCTTGGACAAAGTGATCTATAAATGTCTGCAAGGTGCCTTTGTTCTATACCACATTTTAATCTACAAGTTTCTGGGCTGATCTTTtgtctggatgatctgtccaTTGATGATAGTGTGGCATCTAATTTCCTCATATGCTAGAATATGTTATTAGTATAATGGAGTTTATCTCTTCCTGTATCTAATATATGCTTTTTATATATGGGTGATCCTGCTTtggatatatttctatttataaatctTTGGTCATTTGCTGAGTTGATTCTTCCATCATCATAGAATGAACTTCCTTGTTTCTTCTAACAATTTTTGGCTTAATGACTTTTCTCTGACAGCGAAGTCTTTGTGCTATGAGCATAATTTGTCCTGTGTGCTATTGGCTTCTACTAGTGTGGAATAAgctatttctttcccttccttttcaatCTCTTGTGTCTTttctggggatgaacccagaggcacttaaccacctaacacatcccccaccctttttattttttatttttagacagggtctccctaaattgtttagggcctcactaagttgctgaggctggctttgaacttgcaatcctccagcttcagcctgccaagtccttgggattacaggtatatgccaccacacccagatcaATCTCTCCTGACTTTACTAGTAAGATGAATTTCTTGGGTTTTGGAAGAGGGTTGCACTTTCAACCAGCTTATATCTTTCTGTTTTAATCATTCAGCTAGTCTGTATTTTGTGTATTGCTTTGGATTGAAACAAGGACCTTGAACATGTTAGGAAAGTGTCTACCAGTGAAATACATCTCCAAATCctcttacttttcatttttgagacaggatctcactaagtttctcagagTGATCTCAAAtgataatcctcctgcctcaacctcctgagtagttaGAATTATGcatatgcaccactgtaccttgCTTAACCCATACCTTTTAATGggataatataatttatttacattcataggagtagaagagaaaagaaaatgatcattttatactCAGGGTTTCCTCTTTACAGGAAGCTTGACTGTACTCtgcattttcattatgaaatttcAGAGATGGTAAtataaaatgtcacttttttaaattgacacaaaagattgtgcatatttatgggttaccatgtgatattttgatgcacATTTATATTgggtaatgttcaaatcagggtaagcATATCATACATTTATCACTGCTTTGTAGTGAATACatccaaaattctttctttgatgtttttgctattatttaaagaaaccaaagtgtgttttttatttctaaaaatgttttgccTAAATTGTGTAAATAAGGGAGAATTATACAATATAGAAAAAGAATCTGATGCAATTTCCCTTAGTGCAATTCAGATATTTTTGGTCTCTAAAGGGCttcctattttattcttcatcttACTTTCCTGTAGTTTCGGGTATTATGCACTGGTGATTTATGTTTTTTGACAATACAAATAACAATCCAATTCtagtttttttcttcccaaagtgATATGTGTTGGTATAACATAAAGTTCAATTCTTGATACTGTCATTGTTGACTTTCTACTCCCTTCAAATGTTTcacaacaaggatagaatcaggGGTCGGCCGAAGTTGCAGCGATCTCATGGCTCCCCTGGAGAAGATCTGTTTTTGACCCAACTCACCTGGTCACAGGAGGATTTAGGTCCTTTCAGAATGATGGAAAGAGGCCTCTCTCAGTTCCTTTCCACAGGAACACATGGGGAATTTAAAAAATGCCAGGAGACTTCTGTTGGTACCAGCGAGTAGGTGACAGAGCCAAAAAGGACCAGGCCTAGTCCATTATCAAGACACTGACCCCTAAGCACCCCAAGATGGTGGACATGTCCCTCTGCTTGCCAGCATAGTCCCCCAACCACCAAGCCAATAGTCTCTCAGTCCAATTTCCCTACAGAACACCTGGCAGATGGGTGACCTACCTCCCCTCCATACTGGATATTTCTACCCACTCCATTATGCTGCTCCTGCACCTGGAGTCAAAAACATCCACCCTGGTTCTCTTCCAGCCACAGAGTCTCACACATCACAATGAGCTGAAGTCATTCTGTTCCCTGTCACAGCAAGTACAACCAGTGGCTTCTGATTTGGACACTTTGAGAAGGTGCTCCTCTCACTCCAGAATGCAAGCCAGTGGACAGGCACCTGTGTTCTCACCTAGTGAAGTTGTCAATAAGATTTACATTTATACTGCCATTTTCGAAGTTGATAAAATAGACTGCATGGGAATTATGATCTTGGAAACCTCCCACGTTCTACCCATGAGGCCCTCATGGCTCACGGTGACATGTTCAGTCATCAATGTGACATTGAGGACATATTTAAACCTGAATTCATGAACCATTGAGTTGGATATGTAAGAGAGGATGCTGTTTACCTgtgcatgaaaatattttgaaatcaaatttgCCAGGAGCATGAAATCAAGTAGGAGGAGTTCAGAGCTGGATTAGTTGGGGAAATGCTTGATATAAAGAACTTTGAATACATTTTGATGGCaccaaattttaatattaaataacagTTATTTCAAAGTGAATAAATTGGATCAGACACTAGGATCCCCATCATGATGTAATTTAAAGAACATGTTGAATGAAACTAAGAAGAGCTATGTTTGTGCAGTAAATGAGTCATTTGGTTTGTGCTCTTCTTAATTTTCCTCACAGGAAGAAAAATGACCCTGACTTCAGACTCTTTGATGCACATAAATTTCTGCCCTCACATTTTTACAATTAATTATTTGTAGAACTTTTTCAATCTCAGTCCTCATTTCATGATTCTTTATCTTGCAAATACTCAGAAATCTAGATCCTTTAACAGTCCtgataaaacacaaacaaaccttatattttatctctgacaAGTGCTTAGAGATCTCTTTATTTGGTTTTGACTTCTGGCAAGGAAAGAAGTTACTGGATGTATGGATCTCAGATTGTCTCTACCTTTTCTTGGAAAACAGTAAATGATTTCTCCAATGCACATTGAATATGGAACCAGTGAAAAAGGGAAGCAGGACTCTTTCCAAAGACTGGAAGCCTAGCAGAGTAATGGCAGAGATAGACTCATCTGTGTTTTGCATATTGTTAAACAGATTGTTCACCTTCTGTATAATTCAAAGTTCTCCAGAGGAAAGGAAGCAGTAGGGTTCTTGTGTGTATAGATAGATGAGAGATAAGAGATGTGCTAATCTTGGCCCTTACTGAGTTAACATTTGAgtgcaaaaataaatgatttaaattacCTGCTGTTGATCTAAAGAAGGAATCATTGTGTAAACATAAAAGTACAATGGCCTGTCCATCA from Sciurus carolinensis chromosome 17, mSciCar1.2, whole genome shotgun sequence encodes the following:
- the LOC124968044 gene encoding olfactory receptor 7D4-like, with protein sequence MEVENHTVLSQFLLVGLSEDPELQPILFGLFLSMYLVTVLGNLLIILAVSSDSHLHTPMYFFLSNLSLIDICFTSTIIPKMLVNIHAHSKEISYLECLTQVYFFMIFVGMDDMLLTIMAYDRFVSICYPLKYTVIMNPRHCVLLVLMCWLIMLCFSLIHILLVKQLTFSIGTEIPHFFCEVVQLFKVASSDALIGIIVMYVSTALVIVFPVTGILYSYSQIVSTLMRMSSSLSKYKAFSTCGSHLCVVSLFYGTGLGVYLSSAVVHSPQGSTIASVMYTVVTPMLNPFIYSLRNKDVKGALGRLLSRAASCS